In the genome of Vicia villosa cultivar HV-30 ecotype Madison, WI unplaced genomic scaffold, Vvil1.0 ctg.001398F_1_1, whole genome shotgun sequence, one region contains:
- the LOC131634951 gene encoding uncharacterized protein LOC131634951, whose amino-acid sequence MAVAEAGSGCDAAWTWKPAEVLFRNSNSSADWQQLLSMHLAVLRPTETKIDFLWRIKSPPNILHFGWRILLNRLATKDQLLKRGMLMEDGDSACVFCHSEEENLHHLLGGCKVLSCLWRKVFEWLGPFGNVGLEDFEGFFDNFEKVKAISKRMIIAVVWLATVWSIWLRRNAIIFRGESYSFTECMSGIIWLAWMWLQSFYVLKDGCNFYIWNILPLTCFE is encoded by the exons ATGGCTGTTGCAGAGGCAGGTAGCGGCTGTGATGCTGCGTGGACATGGAAACCGGCTGAAGTGCTGTTTCGGAACAGCAACAGCAGTGCTGATTGGCAGCAGCTTTTGTCCATGCACCTTGCTGTGTTACGGCCGACGGAGACG AAAATTGATTTTCTGTGGAGGATTAAATCGCCCCCAAATATTCTGCATTTTGGATGGAGAATTTTGCTTAATAGGCTCGCTACTAAGGATCAATTACTTAAGCGGGGAATGTTGATGGAAGATGGAGATTCTGCTTGTGTTTTTTGTCACTCGGAGGAGGAAAACTTACATCATCTTTTAGGCGGATGTAAGGTTTTATCTTGCTTatggaggaaggtgtttgaatggttGGGTCCGTTTGGCAATGTGGGGTTGGAAGATTTTGAGGGGTTCTTCGATAACTTTGAAAAGGTGAAGGCTATTTCCAAGAGAATGATCATCGCGGTTGTATGGCTAGCTAcggtttggagcatttggttgagGCGTAATGCGATCATCTTTAGAGGTGAATCTTATAGCTTTACCGAGTGCATGTCGGGTATTATTTGGTTAGCTTGGATGTGGCTCCAATCGTTTTATGTTTTGAAGGATGGTTGTAATTTTTACATTTGGAACATTCTTCCTCTTACTTGCTTTGAGTAA